One region of Faecalibacter bovis genomic DNA includes:
- a CDS encoding SusC/RagA family TonB-linked outer membrane protein, which produces MKKRHIPIVLACSIFSMQIAQAEINANSIKTDFSINEQGPIKGRITDADGFGVADAEVRIIGTDYVAYTNTDGFFDFGIHVPNSKILVVSLEHNDLEIDVPANGIINRTLQKPEVNQLSEVVVTALGIKREERKLGFSQQTIGSDELSTAEATNWSSGLKGKVAGLQITSASSGPINSQGIKLRGNNSLDQSKNYALIVIDGVPMSTEMTSSGNDTAYMGDDSPIDFGNALSEINQNDIESVTVLKGPAAAALYGSRAANGALIITTKAGNKKNKLGVELKSTYSVEVVNNWPDYQYEYGQGTGKQFDSNGNPYYSFGRSDDGPSTSSTSSAFGPRFDGQMFYQYDPNLQGVGLERTPWVPYRDTHKSYWNTGFNSHNSVTLSGGGDQGSFRASLGHLKNTWIMPNTGYENYTASLNGNYKLSDRITVSSVVNYTRKTSDNLPSTGYNNGSIAYFMIMHSPNVNIDWYKPRWKQGFEGVQMIRPFSSYIDNPYVIAYEAVNPMRSTQVVGNMKADIKLAKNFNLMVRGAVNSFNQFREQKRPFDLNRSPQGSYRRQDITKMESNIDFLFNYSTKIGENFTVDANFGGNRLNYEYTSVSAIADQLSTPGIYKLTNSLNPVRTVTADAYKKVNSLYGMLSFGWKNQIFVDITGRNDWSSTLPEHNNSFFYPSVTTSFILSDIFDIKGPFDYIKYRAAFAQVGNDTEPYRTSKYYDTSEFSSANEVANTLYNIDLKPEIVTSWETGIELQMFKKRLGLDFTVYQQNTDNQILRVPTDPTSGYSYRFINGGEIRNRGIEIAANVTPVKSKNFRWDINMNWSTNENTVMSLSDGVEGNQQTIATAGTVSMIAIPGQSSTALYGYKFVRNEHGQIIYDPNTGLPVRPTEIEYVGDATPDWRAGITNSFKYKNLRFSFTFDGQYGGIVYSQSYHKLMEQGKLKDSLPGREDGFIVGDGVILNPDGSYSPNTKQVDLATYYGDYYRRANVESNSFDASYVKLREVSFTYDFPKKLIDKTGLSNLSLTAFGRDLFIISDFPLYDPETAALNGNTYVPGVEMGQMPSTATYGITLKASF; this is translated from the coding sequence ATGAAAAAAAGACACATTCCGATCGTTTTAGCATGTAGTATATTCTCGATGCAAATCGCTCAAGCGGAAATTAATGCTAACTCAATCAAAACTGATTTTTCTATTAACGAACAAGGCCCAATTAAAGGTCGCATTACAGATGCAGATGGATTTGGAGTTGCGGATGCTGAAGTACGAATTATAGGTACAGATTATGTTGCATATACAAACACAGATGGTTTTTTCGATTTTGGAATACATGTTCCAAACTCAAAAATTTTAGTTGTATCATTAGAGCATAACGATCTAGAAATTGATGTTCCAGCAAATGGAATCATTAATAGAACTTTACAAAAGCCAGAAGTAAATCAGTTATCAGAAGTTGTCGTTACAGCTTTAGGTATTAAACGTGAAGAACGAAAATTAGGTTTCTCTCAACAAACCATTGGTTCAGACGAATTATCAACAGCCGAAGCTACCAATTGGTCTTCAGGTTTAAAGGGGAAAGTTGCAGGTTTACAAATTACGTCTGCTTCATCTGGTCCAATTAATTCGCAAGGAATAAAATTAAGAGGTAACAATTCATTAGATCAATCAAAAAATTACGCTTTAATTGTAATTGACGGTGTTCCAATGAGTACAGAAATGACTTCTTCTGGAAACGATACAGCTTATATGGGCGATGATTCTCCTATCGATTTTGGTAATGCATTATCAGAAATTAATCAAAATGATATAGAAAGTGTTACTGTTTTAAAAGGTCCTGCAGCTGCAGCTTTATATGGTTCTCGTGCTGCAAATGGTGCCTTAATTATTACCACAAAAGCAGGAAATAAAAAAAATAAATTAGGTGTTGAATTAAAATCTACTTACTCCGTTGAAGTTGTAAATAATTGGCCAGATTATCAATATGAATATGGTCAAGGAACAGGAAAACAATTTGATTCAAATGGTAATCCGTACTATTCTTTTGGTCGTTCGGATGATGGACCTAGTACTTCTTCAACATCTTCAGCATTCGGACCTCGTTTTGATGGACAAATGTTTTATCAATACGATCCAAATCTGCAAGGAGTAGGACTAGAGCGTACGCCTTGGGTGCCTTATAGAGATACGCACAAAAGTTATTGGAACACTGGATTTAATAGTCATAACTCCGTTACATTATCAGGTGGTGGTGATCAAGGAAGTTTCAGAGCATCTTTAGGACATTTAAAGAATACTTGGATTATGCCAAATACAGGTTACGAAAATTATACAGCCTCTTTAAATGGAAATTATAAATTATCAGACCGCATCACTGTTTCGTCGGTAGTGAATTATACGCGTAAAACTTCAGACAATTTACCAAGTACAGGTTACAACAACGGATCGATTGCTTATTTTATGATTATGCATTCGCCTAATGTAAATATCGATTGGTACAAACCACGTTGGAAACAAGGTTTTGAAGGGGTACAAATGATTCGACCTTTTAGTTCGTACATCGATAACCCTTATGTTATTGCTTATGAAGCAGTAAATCCTATGCGTAGTACGCAGGTTGTAGGAAATATGAAAGCGGATATCAAACTAGCGAAGAATTTCAATTTAATGGTTCGTGGAGCTGTAAATTCTTTCAATCAATTTCGTGAACAAAAACGTCCTTTCGATTTAAATCGTTCGCCTCAAGGAAGCTACAGAAGACAAGATATTACGAAGATGGAATCTAACATTGATTTCTTATTCAATTATTCTACTAAAATTGGAGAAAATTTTACAGTTGATGCAAACTTTGGAGGTAATCGGTTAAATTATGAATACACGAGTGTTAGTGCAATCGCAGATCAATTAAGTACGCCAGGAATTTATAAATTAACAAATTCATTAAACCCAGTTCGTACCGTAACTGCTGATGCTTACAAAAAAGTTAATTCGTTATATGGAATGTTATCTTTTGGTTGGAAAAATCAAATCTTTGTAGATATTACAGGTCGTAACGATTGGTCATCAACATTACCAGAACATAACAATTCTTTCTTCTATCCGTCGGTTACAACAAGTTTTATTTTATCAGATATTTTCGATATCAAAGGTCCTTTTGATTACATTAAATACCGCGCAGCATTTGCACAAGTAGGTAATGATACAGAGCCTTACAGAACGAGTAAATACTACGATACATCAGAATTTAGTTCAGCAAACGAAGTCGCTAATACATTATATAATATTGATTTAAAACCAGAAATTGTTACATCTTGGGAAACAGGTATTGAATTACAAATGTTCAAGAAACGTTTAGGGTTAGATTTCACAGTTTACCAACAAAATACAGATAATCAAATTTTACGTGTTCCGACAGATCCAACTTCAGGATATTCTTACCGATTCATTAACGGTGGAGAAATTAGAAATCGTGGAATTGAAATCGCAGCGAATGTAACTCCTGTAAAATCGAAAAATTTCCGTTGGGATATAAACATGAACTGGTCTACGAACGAAAATACTGTAATGTCATTATCTGACGGAGTAGAAGGGAACCAACAAACGATTGCAACTGCAGGTACTGTTTCTATGATCGCAATTCCAGGTCAATCTTCAACTGCATTATACGGTTATAAATTTGTAAGAAACGAACACGGACAAATTATTTACGATCCAAATACAGGTTTACCAGTTCGACCAACTGAAATAGAATATGTTGGTGATGCAACACCAGATTGGAGAGCAGGAATTACAAATAGTTTTAAATATAAAAATTTACGTTTTAGTTTCACATTTGATGGGCAATATGGTGGAATTGTTTATTCGCAATCGTACCACAAATTAATGGAACAAGGAAAATTAAAAGATTCATTACCTGGTCGTGAAGATGGATTTATTGTTGGTGATGGTGTAATTTTAAATCCAGATGGTTCATACTCACCAAATACAAAACAAGTAGATTTAGCAACATATTATGGTGATTATTATCGTCGTGCAAATGTAGAATCTAACTCTTTTGATGCGTCGTATGTAAAGTTAAGAGAAGTAAGTTTTACGTATGATTTTCCTAAGAAGTTGATTGACAAAACAGGCTTATCAAATTTATCCTTAACTGCTTTTGGTCGTGATTTATTTATCATCAGTGATTTCCCACTTTACGATCCAGAAACCGCTGCATTAAACGGAAACACGTATGTTCCAGGAGTAGAAATGGGACAGATGCCATCAACAGCGACATACGGAATTACTTTAAAAGCTTCTTTCTAA
- a CDS encoding SusD/RagB family nutrient-binding outer membrane lipoprotein, with amino-acid sequence MKKYTFSILAALAFTFSVTSCTEDFEETNVNPNLISEITAGSVLNPVIYNMVSNNTSKNYDITAQLMQVHIPFPSNALGVHRYDITQATGNSTWSTTYNNLINLEEMLKVSRENGDVNYEAIALTLRAWMMSNLTDMFGDVPFSEAGQGELGNFTPKFDSQQEIYTALLSDLENANGLYQNSLGMKYGADILFNGDITKWKKFTNSLHLRLLLRVSNKAEMNAFQKMIAILNDPATYPIFTSNLDAAVLQVTGISPNVSPWQREQDYRDNRAFASFFINNLNEINDPRLAKFTTHATDNNGISIGYKGVDAAYEGNSSQFDFTPSRPNTDFVMEPMKLVLMSYAEVEFIKAELAQKGFYTDAETHYTNGVKAAISMWTDHEPTEEYLAHEKVAYNGSLEQIMTQKYYALFFTDYQQWYEYRRTGFPVLPTTNTMLNNKKVPNRLLYPTSAQNLNTANYNQAVQNMGGDRIDVKVWWENN; translated from the coding sequence ATGAAAAAATATACATTCTCAATTTTAGCCGCTTTAGCCTTTACTTTTTCAGTCACTTCATGTACAGAAGATTTTGAGGAAACTAACGTTAATCCAAACTTGATTTCAGAAATTACAGCTGGTTCAGTTTTAAATCCTGTAATATATAATATGGTAAGTAACAATACATCCAAAAATTATGATATTACAGCGCAATTAATGCAAGTTCACATCCCTTTTCCTAGTAATGCGTTAGGTGTTCATCGTTACGACATCACACAAGCAACAGGTAATTCTACTTGGTCAACGACTTACAACAATTTAATTAATTTAGAAGAAATGTTGAAAGTAAGCCGCGAAAATGGTGATGTAAATTACGAAGCTATTGCTTTAACATTACGTGCGTGGATGATGTCTAATTTAACAGATATGTTCGGAGATGTTCCTTTTAGCGAAGCTGGACAGGGAGAGTTAGGTAATTTTACACCAAAATTTGATTCTCAACAAGAAATTTATACCGCATTATTATCAGATTTAGAAAATGCAAATGGACTATATCAAAATAGTTTGGGTATGAAATATGGTGCTGATATTTTGTTTAATGGAGATATTACGAAATGGAAAAAATTTACCAATTCATTACACTTGAGATTATTGTTACGCGTATCGAATAAAGCTGAAATGAACGCGTTCCAAAAAATGATAGCTATTTTAAACGATCCAGCTACATATCCAATTTTTACATCAAATCTTGATGCAGCTGTTTTACAAGTTACAGGAATTTCTCCTAATGTTTCGCCTTGGCAACGTGAACAAGATTATCGTGATAACCGTGCTTTTGCATCGTTTTTTATCAATAATTTAAATGAAATTAATGATCCGCGTTTAGCTAAATTTACAACACATGCAACGGATAATAATGGTATTTCAATTGGATACAAAGGAGTTGATGCAGCTTATGAAGGAAACAGTTCTCAATTCGATTTTACACCATCTCGTCCAAATACAGATTTTGTAATGGAACCAATGAAATTGGTTTTAATGTCTTATGCTGAGGTTGAATTTATAAAAGCTGAATTGGCACAAAAAGGATTCTATACAGATGCAGAAACTCATTATACAAATGGAGTAAAAGCTGCAATTTCTATGTGGACAGATCATGAACCAACAGAAGAATATTTAGCGCATGAAAAAGTTGCTTATAACGGATCTTTAGAACAGATTATGACACAAAAATATTATGCTTTATTCTTTACAGATTATCAACAATGGTATGAATACAGAAGAACTGGATTTCCAGTTTTACCAACAACAAATACAATGTTGAATAACAAAAAAGTTCCAAATCGATTATTATATCCAACTTCGGCACAAAATTTAAATACAGCAAATTATAATCAAGCAGTACAAAATATGGGTGGCGACCGTATAGATGTAAAAGTTTGGTGGGAAAATAACTAA
- a CDS encoding YegJ family protein produces the protein MKTQYFRLTKTFFALAFFTLIFGCNQIENTKEIEKNLDKKGISLIQYDDDEMNKAIKDARLTFDDFKEEIENPEDKYFAVKIGILYPGGKEHLWVVDVVNENGKYYGRVDNQPEYTNDVKLNDIIEIPLNLISDWMVIDGNQLIGGGYTLKLIRERMNPQEREAFDKESNLSFQDSIS, from the coding sequence ATGAAAACACAGTATTTTCGATTAACAAAAACTTTTTTCGCTTTAGCTTTTTTTACACTAATTTTTGGTTGTAATCAGATTGAGAATACAAAAGAAATAGAGAAAAATCTTGATAAAAAAGGGATTTCTTTAATTCAGTATGACGATGATGAAATGAATAAAGCAATAAAAGATGCTCGTTTAACTTTTGATGATTTTAAAGAGGAAATCGAAAATCCTGAAGACAAATATTTCGCTGTTAAAATAGGAATTTTATATCCTGGCGGAAAAGAACATCTTTGGGTTGTTGATGTGGTTAATGAAAATGGAAAATATTATGGTCGTGTTGACAATCAACCCGAATATACGAATGATGTAAAATTGAATGATATTATTGAAATTCCATTGAATTTAATTAGTGATTGGATGGTGATTGATGGTAACCAACTAATTGGTGGTGGTTACACGCTAAAATTAATTAGAGAACGTATGAATCCACAAGAACGAGAAGCTTTTGATAAAGAAAGTAATTTGAGTTTTCAAGATTCTATTTCATAA
- a CDS encoding murein L,D-transpeptidase catalytic domain-containing protein, whose protein sequence is MFKKIICCILFNVIFGCDSKSEQNQVEVEQAESKINIDTKANEALSFAQNRGMNTDFCILIDFSKHSGLKRFYIWDFNENKIVEEFLVSHGAGDNPWSGTSTKDNPIFSNENNSHKSSLGKYEIGERGWSQWGINIKYLLHGLESTNSNALQRVIVLHGWEAVPDTEIFPNGTPEGWGCPALSNAAMTKVDSYFKNVTKPVLLWIYNE, encoded by the coding sequence ATGTTTAAAAAAATAATCTGCTGTATTTTATTCAATGTCATTTTTGGATGCGATAGTAAAAGTGAACAAAATCAAGTTGAAGTTGAACAAGCTGAATCAAAAATTAATATCGATACCAAAGCTAACGAAGCATTATCTTTTGCACAAAACAGAGGAATGAACACGGATTTTTGCATTCTTATCGATTTCAGTAAACATTCGGGATTGAAACGATTTTATATCTGGGATTTTAACGAAAATAAGATCGTAGAAGAATTTTTAGTTAGTCATGGAGCGGGAGATAATCCATGGAGTGGAACATCAACCAAAGACAATCCAATTTTTAGTAATGAAAATAATAGTCATAAATCATCTTTAGGAAAATATGAAATTGGAGAACGTGGGTGGAGCCAGTGGGGAATAAATATTAAATATTTATTACATGGATTAGAATCTACGAATTCTAATGCCTTACAACGTGTTATCGTTTTACATGGTTGGGAAGCAGTTCCTGATACAGAAATATTTCCAAATGGTACACCAGAAGGGTGGGGATGTCCGGCGTTGTCAAATGCTGCTATGACTAAGGTAGATAGCTATTTTAAAAATGTAACAAAACCTGTTTTACTTTGGATTTATAACGAATAA
- a CDS encoding MaoC family dehydratase, translating into MVIINNFEEYKAFEGKIIGTSEWHTIEQEQINIFADATRDHQWIHCDAEKAEKEGPFKSTIAHGYLTLSLIPYLWKEIADVRNIKMEINYGIENFKFGQPVLVNSEIQLQAKLKSIVNLRGVVKVTIESTLIIKDNAKPAYVGDVIFLYHFND; encoded by the coding sequence ATGGTAATAATTAACAACTTCGAAGAATACAAAGCATTTGAAGGAAAAATCATTGGAACTTCTGAATGGCACACTATTGAACAAGAACAAATCAACATTTTTGCTGATGCGACTCGTGATCATCAATGGATTCACTGTGATGCAGAAAAAGCAGAAAAAGAAGGTCCATTTAAATCTACTATCGCACACGGTTATTTAACTTTATCTTTAATTCCTTATTTATGGAAAGAAATTGCTGATGTTCGCAATATCAAAATGGAGATTAATTATGGAATTGAAAATTTTAAATTTGGACAACCAGTATTAGTAAATAGCGAAATTCAATTACAAGCGAAATTAAAATCTATTGTTAATTTAAGAGGTGTTGTTAAAGTTACGATTGAATCTACTTTAATAATTAAAGACAATGCAAAACCTGCATATGTGGGTGATGTAATTTTCTTATATCATTTTAATGATTAA